The Sporolituus thermophilus DSM 23256 nucleotide sequence TGGCTTCCTCCTTGCTGTTGTCTTGGCATCCTACCTCAATCAGCAGGGCGCGGGGATGAAGGTGCTGATTGTAACGCCAGTCAACAAGCTGAATACCCCGCGATAACCCTGGGAAGTGTTGGTTGAGCTTAGCATCAATTAATTTAGCAAAGGCGTGGTTTTGCTGCCAATGGGGCTGAACCAGATCTTGCTGTCCGGTTGCCACAACGATGGTAATTCGCGCTAAGGTCACGCCATTAATCTCAGCAACTGAATTTTCTCGCTTATCGGCGTCCCGGTGAATATCAAAAATCATTTGGATGGAGGGATGGTCGGCCAGCATTTTCTTTACCGTATTTTCCGATGGACCGTAAGCTTTCATAAAGCTTGGATAATCATGAACGGCCGTGCTGTGGACCGCTTTGATACCATGCTTATCTAAGCGGGCGGCAAGCGCTCTGCCCACATCGACAATATCCCCCGTCTGTCCACCGCGTTTATGGGTAACACCTGAACTGGGAACAAACGATTCGGAAGTGTGTGTATGGTAGATACCAACCAGCGGCTTTCCAGGCAACAAAAAAGTCTGCGGATCGAACTTGGGAAAATTGGGCAGACTTTTCGCGCTCACCATGGGGGTGCTTGATTTAACTGCGGCAAGCAGCGGAATTTCCATCCGCAGCAAAGACTTGCTGTCGCCGATATCTATATTGGTAAGAAATAAAACAATCCTCCCTAAAAAGGTTTGCGGCGTTAGCTCTACCGCAACCTTTACGGGCTGTGCCGTTTTTGATATTCCTGGAATACTGGCAAAAAATATTTCCCGCCATTTAGGGGTTTCCGTGCCGGCACTGGTACTAACCGGCAGCGCCGCCGCATGAAACGTCCAGTATCCTGCCGCAATAACCAAGAACAAAGTTGCAACACACAAAGTAATATAAAGAGGTTTTATTTTGGAATGGTATCGCCGCCGTCTGCTCAAACTTGCTGCCCCCTGTCTTGTGTTTACATACAATGTATATGCTTGACGGCAAAGCGATATTACTTCCTTCCTACCCGCTAATGGAGGTAAAGGTGAATATTTTCGTAGTCAATGTGAGGGTGCATTGCCTGGTTGATACCCCCAGCCACCACATTGGCGATGTCGTTAATAAGACGGTCGATTTCTTTTGGTGTCACCATGAGATCGCCCAACGTGTCAGGCAGCACCTGACGAACAATAATCTGCCGGTCCTGGTCGGTTAGATTGGCCATGCTCCGGAAATAGCGGGCAAAGGCGGCATGTTCCTGTAGGGTGGCGATGGTATCCATGGCGATGGTGGAAGCGTGGACCACGGTAGGAACACCGATAGCAATGACCGGCACCCCAAGGGATTGCTGCGTAAGGCCAAAGCGTTTGTTGCCTACGCCGGAACCAGGATGAATACCTGTATTGGCAATCTGCACGGTGGTTATGACGCGATGGCTGGATGCCGCCGCAAGGGCATCGATGGCTATGACCACATCAGGCTTTACGCGGCTTACGATACCCTGGATAATCTCGGCGGTCTCCATACCGGTTATGCCGAGCACGCCGGGAGCAATGGCACACACGGAACGGACACCGTCTTTTAACTCAGGCGATAGCATTTCCTGGAGATGTCTGGTAACAACAATTTTATCTACCGCCCGGGGCCCCAATGCATCAGGGGTCACATTCCAGTTTCCCAGCCCCACCACCAAAGCTGTGCTATTACGCGGCAGCTGTACGAGCTGTCCCAGTTCCTGAGCCAGAAAATTCATGACTTTTTTCTCAAGAGGCGTATTTTTGTACCGTAGTCCAGGCGCTTCAATAGTAATATATGTACCCTGCAATTTGCCCATCATCCGTTCCGCCTCAGGCGTGGTGATGTTAACCCGGGTAATAAGCACATCCTCGTCTTCAGACGTTTCGACAATGACGCCAGGTATATCTTCCCGCACGCGGCGGGTTAAAACCTCTCTTGCTTCCAGCGCCAAGTCTGTTCGCGGGGTAAAAGTTGCCTGCTGCATATCCTTCCTCCTCGGCTTAATCGTCTACCTATCCATTTTCTGATGAAATTAGCGTGTCCGGAACAAAAAAAGGCTATACAGGATCTGCTATGCTAACACCAAGGACCTGGAGAGAATTTTGTGTAGTCTGGGAATTGTTGCTTGCATTTTAGTTTTGTCCATGCTAAAATGTTTTAAGCGACACGGTCAAAGGAGGTGAAACACTTGCCGAATATCAAGTCTTCCATTCGCAGCGTAAAAACCGATGCGGAACGCCGCGCCCGCAACTTCCCGGTGAAAACCGCTATTCGTACCATTTCCCGCAAAGTTGCCGAAGCGGTTCAAGCCGGCCAAGTAGAAGAGGCTAAAACCCTCCTGACCAAAGCCAGCAGCATAATCGACAAAGCCGCCGCTAAAGGCGTTATTCATAAAAATGCCGCGGCCCGGAAGAAATCTCGTCTGGCGCAAAAAGTTAACGCACTGGCCCAATAATACGAAATCCCTGTTCCTAGAAGAACAGGGATTTTATTATTTATCGGCATAAATCGATTATAATCTTGTCCAAGCTAAAAGCGCCGGCCCGGCCGGACTTAAAAGCGCGGTCCGCGGCCGCTAATGCCACGACCGCTTCCTTCAGACGCCCGACGGTAAACTGCCGGCTTTGGCGAGCAAGTTTTTCGCCTACAAAGGGATGAATACCCAGTTTTTCCGCGATCTCGCGCGCCCCCAACCCCTTTTCGGCTAATTCTTTGGCCTGCCACAGCATCCTCACCTGGCGGGCCAAAAGAGCCACTAACCGCACCGGGTGCTCGCCTATTGCCAATTGGTCGGATAATAATGAAAGGGCCTTGCTGACCTGTTTCTGGGTTATAGCGTCAACGAGCGCAAAAACGGAAACTTCTGGTACGGCTGACAGAACTTCCGCCAAATCCTGGCGCGTAATCACCGTGCGGTTCTCTGTATACAAGGCAAGTTTGGCAAGTTCCCCCGCTAAAAAACCGAGCGATACCTGCGGCATCATACTAACCGCCGCCAAAAGGTGTTCCAAGGCATCAGGGGCGATCTTCTTGCCCGCTGCCGCCAGCTTGTCTACGAGCCATCCGCGCAGTTCCTTTACCTTTAGCGGCGCAAGTTCGACCGCTGCCCCTCGTTCTTCTATGGCTTTGAACAATTTACGCCGTTTATCCGCCTTCTCGGTTGTCTGAAAAATAAGCAGGGTGTATTCCGGCAAGTTAAGTACCAACCTGAGGATACGTTCGGCATCGCGGTCGCCAACGTCGCCTTCGTCGGTATTTTTGCGACCGGCCCGGAACAAAGCCGTTTCCCTGACGACTACGACATTTTTGCCGCCCAAAAATGGCGCCGTTTCCACCACGGCCGTCAATTCGGCCGGCGCCGGGTCGCCATCAAATATAATGAGATTGGTTTCCCGCTCCGCCGGCGATAGAGCGGTGTTTATAATAGCCGCTTCTATCTCCCGGGCAAGGTAGACTTCCTCGCCGTGCAAAAGATAAACCGGCAGCACCCGGCCTGACCGGATCTGCCGCACTGCTTCTTGATAATTCATCGCTGTCCTCCCCTATTTGGGCCGGCTGCAGGGCCATTGCTTGCATAAGCACTCACCGTAAGCGTCTTGCCATCTGTAGTAAATAATACGGCACCATCCCGATCCGTACGGTAAACTTTGACGCCCTGGCTGTCCAGGCGGGCCAGCGTCTCCGGGTGCGGGTGCCCAAAACGGTTTTGATAACCAACGGATATTACGGCATACTGTGGCGACAGGGCGGCGAGAAATTCCGGTGAGGTTGACGTTTTCGAACCATGGTGTCCGACTTTTAAAACGCTGCAGGGCGCGAGACCACTGGCTACCAGGACCGTCTCCTGCGCCTTTTCCAGATCGCCGGTAAGCAAAAAACTATGACGACCGTAATCCACCCGGACGACAACGGAAGCTTCATTCCTGGCGGCGCCGCCAACCGGCGCATGAACAACTGTTAGGGAAACACCGTCGATAATAATATTTTGCCCGGTAAAGGCCGGAACGGCAACCGCGGCTTTCTTGCCCCTCAGAAAAGCCTGCATCGCCGGCGAAATCCGCTCCTCTTGCGCCACCAGGGCCGTTCTGACCGGCAGGGACGCAGCGATAGCGGCAGCGCCGCCGGCGTGATCGCTATGGCCATGGGTCAAAATCAGATAATCAAGAGCCCGGATGCCGTGATGGCGAAGATAAGGCAGCACCACCTGTTCACCGACGTCAAAACCGTCGACATCGCCGCTTTTGCCACCGGTATCTACTAATATGGCCCGCCGGTGCGGCGTTGTTATTAAAGTAGCATCACCCTGCCCAACATCGATAAAATGGACCCTGACGGGTCGGGGATACCACAAAGCAACAGCAAGGCAGACAGCGGCCACCAGGCCAGCCACTGCGACCGCCTGGGGCCACTGCCGTACCACCGCCGGCAGGGATGGCAAAATGCCAAACCGGTACCCGTACACCCAGGCTATAAAAAAATAATATATGAGACCGGCCCAAATTGTAAAGGGCGGCAGATAAACAACACCGCCGGGCATAGCGGCCAAAAATGCGGCCAGCTGCACCACGGCGCCGATTGCCAGCCCGCACAAGGCCAAGAGGACTTTTGCTCCCCAGCCGGTAAACAGACTGACCAGGCATGCCGCCAGACCCAAAATTACTACACCCTCCACAAGGGGAACAATGATAAGATTGGCGAGAAAAGCGCTTAAGGACAAAGTATTGAAATACCAGGCCAGAAAAGGCAGTACGCCTAGCTGGGCCGCCAGCGTCACCGCAAACGGCCCGGCCAGCACC carries:
- the spoIIP gene encoding stage II sporulation protein P, with protein sequence MSRRRRYHSKIKPLYITLCVATLFLVIAAGYWTFHAAALPVSTSAGTETPKWREIFFASIPGISKTAQPVKVAVELTPQTFLGRIVLFLTNIDIGDSKSLLRMEIPLLAAVKSSTPMVSAKSLPNFPKFDPQTFLLPGKPLVGIYHTHTSESFVPSSGVTHKRGGQTGDIVDVGRALAARLDKHGIKAVHSTAVHDYPSFMKAYGPSENTVKKMLADHPSIQMIFDIHRDADKRENSVAEINGVTLARITIVVATGQQDLVQPHWQQNHAFAKLIDAKLNQHFPGLSRGIQLVDWRYNQHLHPRALLIEVGCQDNSKEEAMRSIELFGDVLAEIIAENNN
- the rpsT gene encoding 30S ribosomal protein S20; the encoded protein is MPNIKSSIRSVKTDAERRARNFPVKTAIRTISRKVAEAVQAGQVEEAKTLLTKASSIIDKAAAKGVIHKNAAARKKSRLAQKVNALAQ
- a CDS encoding DNA internalization-related competence protein ComEC/Rec2; the encoded protein is MRNLTLFITAAFAAGIWAADLANWPWPVLAISFIAFLLAAAWQASRSPARAAWLLAGLFFVAGIVRFLHADMLPANDISRYAGNSVVLSGMVAEPPRVTPVGDDQVKVRYRLETESVQTEQDCKTVRGGIIVTVRQPANQKVAGYGDKITVSGIIAAPRGYQNPGAADWAAALKRQGITAILLSPGKVVVTPAPALSWHGRLHAWRQALKGQIAAALPPGDAAILTGLVFGGYEGIKKEVIADFAATGIIHILSVSGTHIALAAGVALWLGRVLRLRPRFSAALAAVTVLFYMMLAGLVPPVVRSGLMGLTALAALAAGREQDAPTALSLSALAMLAVQPALLYDISFQLSFAATAGLVFLYRKTLTVLTSFLPGVLAGPFAVTLAAQLGVLPFLAWYFNTLSLSAFLANLIIVPLVEGVVILGLAACLVSLFTGWGAKVLLALCGLAIGAVVQLAAFLAAMPGGVVYLPPFTIWAGLIYYFFIAWVYGYRFGILPSLPAVVRQWPQAVAVAGLVAAVCLAVALWYPRPVRVHFIDVGQGDATLITTPHRRAILVDTGGKSGDVDGFDVGEQVVLPYLRHHGIRALDYLILTHGHSDHAGGAAAIAASLPVRTALVAQEERISPAMQAFLRGKKAAVAVPAFTGQNIIIDGVSLTVVHAPVGGAARNEASVVVRVDYGRHSFLLTGDLEKAQETVLVASGLAPCSVLKVGHHGSKTSTSPEFLAALSPQYAVISVGYQNRFGHPHPETLARLDSQGVKVYRTDRDGAVLFTTDGKTLTVSAYASNGPAAGPNRGGQR
- the gpr gene encoding GPR endopeptidase, giving the protein MQQATFTPRTDLALEAREVLTRRVREDIPGVIVETSEDEDVLITRVNITTPEAERMMGKLQGTYITIEAPGLRYKNTPLEKKVMNFLAQELGQLVQLPRNSTALVVGLGNWNVTPDALGPRAVDKIVVTRHLQEMLSPELKDGVRSVCAIAPGVLGITGMETAEIIQGIVSRVKPDVVIAIDALAAASSHRVITTVQIANTGIHPGSGVGNKRFGLTQQSLGVPVIAIGVPTVVHASTIAMDTIATLQEHAAFARYFRSMANLTDQDRQIIVRQVLPDTLGDLMVTPKEIDRLINDIANVVAGGINQAMHPHIDYENIHLYLH
- the holA gene encoding DNA polymerase III subunit delta — translated: MNYQEAVRQIRSGRVLPVYLLHGEEVYLAREIEAAIINTALSPAERETNLIIFDGDPAPAELTAVVETAPFLGGKNVVVVRETALFRAGRKNTDEGDVGDRDAERILRLVLNLPEYTLLIFQTTEKADKRRKLFKAIEERGAAVELAPLKVKELRGWLVDKLAAAGKKIAPDALEHLLAAVSMMPQVSLGFLAGELAKLALYTENRTVITRQDLAEVLSAVPEVSVFALVDAITQKQVSKALSLLSDQLAIGEHPVRLVALLARQVRMLWQAKELAEKGLGAREIAEKLGIHPFVGEKLARQSRQFTVGRLKEAVVALAAADRAFKSGRAGAFSLDKIIIDLCR